GTTCTCGCGTGTGGTCCACGGCGCCCAGCTCTCCCTCAAGGCGACGATCATCGCGGTCCTGGTCGCGTTCGTGGTCGGTGGTCTGCTCGGTGTGGTCGCCGGGTTCGTGGGCCGTTGGGTCGACGACGTGCTGATGCGCTTCGTCGACGTCCTCCTCGCCATCCCCGCGCTGTTCCTGTCGCTGGCCCTCGTCACCGCGCTCGGGTACGGGACGGTGAAGGTGGCGATCGCGGTCGGCATCGCCAGCGTCGCCTCCTTCGCCCGGGTGGCGCGCGCCGAGGTCCTGCGGGTACGGCAGGCGGTGTTCGTGGAGGCATCCCGTGCGAGCGGGGCCCGCTGGTACTCGGTGCTGGGACGGCACGTCCTGCCCAACGCGGCCGGGCCGGTCGTCGTCCTGGCCACGCTGGACTTCGGCGCCTCGATCCTGGCCGTCTCGGCGCTCAGCTTCCTCGGCTACGGCGCACCGCCGCCGGCCCCGGAGTGGGGGACGTTGATCTCCGACGGCCGCAACTACCTCGCCAACGCCTGGTGGTTGACCGCACTGCCCGGGCTGGCGATCGCCGCGACCGTGCTGGCCGCCAACCGCATCGCCAGGGCGCTCGACGGCGAATGGTCCCGACGATGACGACACTTGGACGTGAGAACGGTGAGGACGTGACCACACCCCTGCTGGAAATACGCGGCCTGTCCGTGTCGTACCGCACGCGCGGCGGCACGATCCCGGCCGTCCGCGGCGTGGACCTCGACGTATGGCCGGGGCAAGTCACCGCCGTGGTCGGCGAGTCCGGCTCCGGCAAGAGCACCACCGCGCACGCCGTCACCCGTCTGCTGGCGGCCAACGGCACCATCGACGCGGGCACGATCCGCTTCGGCAGGCACGACCTCGCCACCCTGTCGGAGGCGGAGCTGCGCCTCGTACGGGGCGCGCGGATCGGGCTGGTCCCGCAGGATCCGACGGTCTCGCTCAACCCGGTCAAGCGCATCGGCGACCAGGTGGCCGAGGTGCTGCGCGTCCACTCCCTGGCGACCCGGCGTACGGCTGCCGCCGAGGCCGTCGCCGTGCTGGACCGGGCCGGGCTGCCCGACGCGTCCGTCCGTGCCCAGCAGTACCCGCACGAGCTGTCCGGCGGCATGCGGCAACGCGCCCTGATCGCCGTCGCCATCGCCGCGAAGCCCCGACTGATCATCGCCGACGAGCCGACCAGCGCACTCGACGTCACCGTGCAGCGCGTCATCCTCGACCACCTCCAGCTTCTCACCGAGGAGTCGGGCACCGGGGTGCTGCTCGTGACCCATGACCTCGGCGTCGCCGCCGACCGGGCCCAGCGTCTGGTGGTGATGTCACAGGGCCGGGTGGTGGAGGCGGGCCCGACGCGCGACATCCTGGCCGACCCGCAGCACGAGTACACCCGGCACCTGCTGGCCAGCGCCCCGAGCCTGACCACCGTCCGGCCCCGCACCCCCGTGTCCGTGCCCACGGCCGGCGCGGCGCCGCTGGTCGAAGTGCGCAACCTGGTCAAGGAGTTCCGACTGCCCCGCGCCGGGGACGGCCCCCGCACTCTGCGCGCGGTCGACGACGTCAGCTTCACCCTTCACCGCGGCCGGACCCTCGCCCTGGTCGGCGAGTCGGGCTCGGGCAAGTCCACGACCGCGCGCCTGGTGCTCCGCCTCGCCGACGCCACCGCCGGACACGTCCTGTTCGACGGCGCCGACGTCACCACCGCCCGAGGCGCCCGGGCCAGAGAGCTGCGCCGTCGCGCCCAGCTCGTCTACCAGAACCCGTACGCGTCCCTCGATCCGCGCTTCTCCATCGGCGAGGTGATCACGGAGCCGCTGCGCGCCTTCAAGGTCGGCGACCGCGCCTCCCGGCTCGCCCGGGCCCGTGAACTGCTCGACCGGGTGGCACTGCCCGCCGCCACGCTCGAACGCCGGCCGGCGGAACTGTCCGGTGGTCAGCGTCAACGCGTGGCCATCGCCCGTGCTCTCGCCCTCTCCCCCGACCTGGTGGTGTGCGACGAGCCGGTCTCCGCGCTCGACGTGTCCGTGCAGTCCCAAGTCCTCGACCTGCTCGCCGAGTTGCAGACCGACACGGGCGTGGCCTATCTCTTCATCTCGCACGACCTGGCCGTCGTACGCCAGATCGCGCACCAGGTCGCCGTCATGCGGGCCGGCCGCGTCGTGGAGACGGGCCCGCCGGAGGAGCTGTTCACCCGCCCCCGCCACGCGTACACCCGCGAACTGCTCGCGGCGATCCCCGGCGGCCGGGCCACCTCCCCCGCGGAGACGGTCACGGGCTGAGGACCAGGGTCGTATGAGCGAGTCGGGCGAGCGGTCGGACTTCGACGGCGCCTGGATCCGACAGCGCCGCCTCGAACACGGCGTCGGTTCGGTGCCCCCGACGCCGTCGTCCACTCGCCGGGCAGCGTCCGGCGACCGCCGGCGCGGCCACCCGGGCCCACCCCGCGCACTGCTCCGTTCGAGTGGTGCGTTCGGGCCCCCGGTCGTAGCGTCGGTACAGGGGTATCTGTCGGCGGGGGGCAGCGGGGAGCGGTTATGCGTATGCGTGCACTCACGACGGCGGTCACGCTCTGCGCGGTCGCCTCCTTGGCCACCGCGGCGGGCACGCCGCCCGCGGCCCGGTCCGTCCCGGCACCCGCCGCGCAGACCGCACGGCAGCCCACCGCGCTTCCGGTCCTCGTCGACTGCTTCTGGCACCCGCACATACGTCCGGCCGACTTCATGCTCGCCTGCGGTGACGGCAACAGTCGCCTGACCTCGCTCCGCTGGTCCCAGTGGGGCACGGATGCGGCGCGGGCCAAGGGCGTGAACTGGGTCAACGACTGCAAGCCGTACTGCGCGGCAGGCCGCTTCCACGCCTATCCGGTGACCGTACGGCTCGACCACCCGCAGCCCTGGAAGAAGCGGCCCCAGCTCTCGCACTACTCCCGGATCACGCTGGAGTACACGGACGGGCGGCCCGCGCGGTACGCGCAGACCGTGTCCTATCCGCTCTGGAACTGAGCCGCCCGCTCCGCCTACGGAGCGGCGGTGACCTGCTCGGACTGCGCGCTCGACGACGTGACCACCTCGGAGCGTCGGCCGCCCCGGTCCATGGCGCCGCCCATGAACGCCAGCCCCAGCCCGGCCACGCCCAGGGCCGCGCCGACCAGGGCGGGCGAGGTCCAGCCCCAGCCCGCGGAGATGGCGAGACCGCCGAGCCAGGCGCCGCCCGCGTTGGCCAGGTTGAACGCGGAGTGGTTGGAGGCCGCGGCCATGGTCGGAGCGTCCTTCGCCTTGGCCATCAGCAGCATCTGGACGGGCGTGGTGATGAGGGCGCCCATCGCGCCGATGAGGGTGATCGTCACCAGGGCGGGCACGGTGCTGTGGACGGCGAAGTAGAACACCACGAGTGCCGAGCTCAGCAGGGCGAGCCCCGCGTACAGCGTCGGCCGCAGCGCGCGGTCCGTGAGCGGGCCCGCGACCAGCGTGCCGAGCGTCATGCCGACGCCGTAGAGCGCGAGGACCAAGGTGGTGGACGAGTCGGACAGGCCCGTCACGTTGGTCAGCATCGGCACCAGGTAGCTGTAGACGGCGAAGAACCCGCCGAATCCCACGACCGCGGTGGCCAGGCCGATGACCACCTGCTTGTTGCCCATCGCGCGCAGCTCGCGCCCGACGCCGGAGTGCTCTCCGCGGGGCTGGTGGGGGACGAAGACGGCCAGCGCGGCCAGCGCGACGAGTCCGATGACGGCCACCGCTACGTAGGCGGAGCGCCAGCCGAGCTGCTGACCGAGCGCGGTACCGGCGGGGACGCCGACGATGTTGGCGACGGTCAGTCCGAGGAACATCTTCGACACCGCGCGTGCGGCCCGGTCGGGCGTGACCAGCCGGGACGCCACGACCGCGCCCACACCGAACAGCGCTCCGTGGGGCAGACCGGCCAGGAAACGTGCGGCGAACAGCAGGCCGAAGTCAGGCGCGAGCGCGGACGCGACGTTGCCGATGACGAACAGTCCGGACAGGAGCAGCAGCAGCCGCTTGTGGGGGATGCGCGCGCCGATGCCCGTCAGCACGGGGGCGCCGACGACGACACCGAGCGCGTAGGCGGAGACGATATTGCCCGCTTGCGGTACGGACACGCCGATCCCGTCAGCGATCTGGGGCAGCAGTCCCATCGTGGCGAACTCGGTCGTGCCGATGCCGAAAGCGACAACAGCCAGGGCCAGGAGAGCCAGTGGCATGGCGCAGGTGAACCTTTCAGATGTGGTGCAAGGAAAAAAGAGGGAGCGGAGCGGGACCACGACCGGTGCGGCTCCCGGGCCCGGCATCATTGCCCGGCGCCCCCCAGGGCATGAAGAGCCCACAACGAGTGCAGCAGTGGCGCGGAGCCGGGAATTCCAAGATCCCGCCCCCCTCTTCATGATCCATGTCACATCGGTACGGCGGCCCTCCCCCGTCGGTCGTACGAGGCACCACGCGGCGCACTGGGCCACCACCACCCGGGCCCTGCGCCACCCTGTGCATCCGTGCGCCCGGCCGCGTGGCCGGTTCCCGCCCGCTGATCGAGCATTCGTTCGGCTCGCGGGGTAGTCCTCCGGAATCGGCGTAAGCAGATGCAGGGGGGCTGACACTGTGGCACGCCCGTCGTGGACGTCCGAGCCGGCCGAGGAACAGCGCCACCGAAAACGGGACACGGTACGCCGACTGCGCGCCCAGGGCCGCTATGGACCCAGATTCCGCGATGTCCTGCCCGCCTTCGCCGTCCTGGCGGTGGCGGTGTGCGCGGTCGTCGCCGGCCTCGTCGTGGGTTCCCGCGCCGCCGGGGTCGTCGTCCCGGTCACCGGCGTACTCCTGCTGGCGGTCGTCCTCGTCATCGTGATCAGGCGCCGCCGCCCGGGCGCCCGACGCCGCCGCGGCCACTACACCCCGCAGGAACTGTTCGACCTCGACATCCAGGGCCTGGCCCTCGCGGTGGCACGGATGCTGCGCCGCGACCACTGGAAGGTTCGCCTGTTACCCGCACCGGACCGGCCACGCCTGTGCGCCCGGCATCCGGACGGCCGCCGGCTCGACGTGGCCTTCCGCCCGGTCGCGGAACCGTTAC
Above is a window of Streptomyces sp. NBC_00490 DNA encoding:
- a CDS encoding ABC transporter permease is translated as MSQSLVDDQAEAALGLVRPVEPGTRGKPGRGRADVRQVLRFLSRRPGLLVSAVVVVLVVLASFWPDLFTSQDPLKGVPSENFRAPNGSHWFGTDELGRDVFSRVVHGAQLSLKATIIAVLVAFVVGGLLGVVAGFVGRWVDDVLMRFVDVLLAIPALFLSLALVTALGYGTVKVAIAVGIASVASFARVARAEVLRVRQAVFVEASRASGARWYSVLGRHVLPNAAGPVVVLATLDFGASILAVSALSFLGYGAPPPAPEWGTLISDGRNYLANAWWLTALPGLAIAATVLAANRIARALDGEWSRR
- a CDS encoding ABC transporter ATP-binding protein, which codes for MTTLGRENGEDVTTPLLEIRGLSVSYRTRGGTIPAVRGVDLDVWPGQVTAVVGESGSGKSTTAHAVTRLLAANGTIDAGTIRFGRHDLATLSEAELRLVRGARIGLVPQDPTVSLNPVKRIGDQVAEVLRVHSLATRRTAAAEAVAVLDRAGLPDASVRAQQYPHELSGGMRQRALIAVAIAAKPRLIIADEPTSALDVTVQRVILDHLQLLTEESGTGVLLVTHDLGVAADRAQRLVVMSQGRVVEAGPTRDILADPQHEYTRHLLASAPSLTTVRPRTPVSVPTAGAAPLVEVRNLVKEFRLPRAGDGPRTLRAVDDVSFTLHRGRTLALVGESGSGKSTTARLVLRLADATAGHVLFDGADVTTARGARARELRRRAQLVYQNPYASLDPRFSIGEVITEPLRAFKVGDRASRLARARELLDRVALPAATLERRPAELSGGQRQRVAIARALALSPDLVVCDEPVSALDVSVQSQVLDLLAELQTDTGVAYLFISHDLAVVRQIAHQVAVMRAGRVVETGPPEELFTRPRHAYTRELLAAIPGGRATSPAETVTG
- a CDS encoding MFS transporter: MPLALLALAVVAFGIGTTEFATMGLLPQIADGIGVSVPQAGNIVSAYALGVVVGAPVLTGIGARIPHKRLLLLLSGLFVIGNVASALAPDFGLLFAARFLAGLPHGALFGVGAVVASRLVTPDRAARAVSKMFLGLTVANIVGVPAGTALGQQLGWRSAYVAVAVIGLVALAALAVFVPHQPRGEHSGVGRELRAMGNKQVVIGLATAVVGFGGFFAVYSYLVPMLTNVTGLSDSSTTLVLALYGVGMTLGTLVAGPLTDRALRPTLYAGLALLSSALVVFYFAVHSTVPALVTITLIGAMGALITTPVQMLLMAKAKDAPTMAAASNHSAFNLANAGGAWLGGLAISAGWGWTSPALVGAALGVAGLGLAFMGGAMDRGGRRSEVVTSSSAQSEQVTAAP